The genomic window CGGCCTGTTCTACGGCGGCGGTTGGGGACTCATGGGCACGCAGCTGGCGGCCACGGCGTTCGTTGCCCTCTACACCGGGCTGCTCACGCTGGTGATCGCCCTGGCGCTCAAGGCCACCATGGGTCTGCGCATCACGCGCCGGGACGAGGTCATCGGGGTGGACCTCACGCAGCACGCCGAGTCCGCCTACTCGCTCAAGGACGAGGCCACCGGCTACTTCGCGGGCCAGGCCCCGCACCGGGCGCTGCCCGGCACCGCCGAAGCCCCCGTGCCCACCACGAAAGGAAGCAACCAGTGAAACTCGTCACCGCAGTGGTGCGCCCCGAGAAGTTCAGCGACGTCAAGGACGCGCTGGAGGCCTACGGGGTGCAGGGAATGACGGTGCTCACGGTGCACGGCTACGGCCGGCAGCGCGGGCACCGGGAGGTCTACCGGGGCGCGGAGTACACCGTGGACCTGCTCGAGAAGGTGCGCATCGAGACCGTGGTGGAGGACGACGCCGCCCAGGACATCGTCACCGTGGTCGTCAGCGCCGCGCGCACCGGTGAACCGGGCGACGGCAAGGTGTGGGTCACCCCCGTGGAGCACACGGTGCGTGTGAGCACCGGGGAACTGGGCGACGTCGCCCTCTGAGCCC from Kocuria rhizophila DC2201 includes these protein-coding regions:
- a CDS encoding P-II family nitrogen regulator; the protein is MKLVTAVVRPEKFSDVKDALEAYGVQGMTVLTVHGYGRQRGHREVYRGAEYTVDLLEKVRIETVVEDDAAQDIVTVVVSAARTGEPGDGKVWVTPVEHTVRVSTGELGDVAL